In Zingiber officinale cultivar Zhangliang chromosome 8B, Zo_v1.1, whole genome shotgun sequence, a single genomic region encodes these proteins:
- the LOC122015439 gene encoding maspardin-like isoform X3: MKAGVSQAPGDYVYFKSQVPLHKISIGNKQWRYYDFGPKSVPPLICIPGIAGTADVYYKQIMSLSIKGYRVISVDIPRIWNHMEWVQSFEKFLDTLSIYHIHLYGTSLGGFLALVFAQHRPRRVKSLVLSNTFLETHKFAAAMPWSPIVNWTPAFLLKRYILSGIRDGSHEPFIADSIDFVVGQVEILSSDDLSSRLKLNVNAASVGPLSLSDSFITIMDLKDQVSERFPGARRAILKTGGDFPFLSRPDEVNLYLQLHLRRVGVEAQLDNQPGTSKDDGADQSTDDNQGGNNFDSLPGQRNDGANDGAYQPKTSGQNGDNNGSDETKSSGPNTDNTSGSVLSSEDIGIMKEFMAFQLLVQASLFPVMLQHQMGVFSVSCKMLFNV; the protein is encoded by the exons ATGAAGGCAGGCGTCTCGCAGGCGCCGGGGGATTACGTCTACTTCAAGTCGCAAGTACCTCTCCACAAAATCTCC ATTGGTAACAAGCAATGGAGATACTATGACTTTGGTCCTAAATCAGTGCCTCCTCTTATTTGCATCCCTGGAATTGCAGGAACTGCAGATGTCTATTACAAACAGATAATGTCACTTTCCATAAAG GGTTACCGAGTGATTTCAGTTGATATACCGCGCATTTGGAATCACATGGAGTGGGTTCAGTCATTTGAGAAATTCCTGGATACGCTTAGTATCTATCAT ATACATCTTTATGGAACTTCACTTGGTGGATTCCTTGCATTAGTCTTTGCGCAACATCGACCAAGGCGAGTTAAGTCGCTTGTTCTTTCAAACACATTTTTGGAGACGCACAAGTTTGCAGCTGCCATGCCATGGTCTCCTat TGTTAACTGGACGCCTGCTTTTCTGTTGAAGCGATACATCTTATCAGGAATCCGTGATGGTTCACATGAACCATTCATTGCTGACTCTATAGATTTTGTTGTTGGCCAG GTGGAGATTTTATCAAGTGATGATTTATCCTCAAGGCTAAAGTTGAATGTTAATGCTGCATCAGTTGGACCTCTTTCGCTCTCAGATTCCTTCATCACAATCATGGAT CTGAAAGATCAAGTGAGTGAAAGGTTCCCTGGAGCTAGGCGAGCCATACTGAAGACAGGTGGtgatttccctttcctttctcgTCCAGATGAGGTGAACCTATACCTTCAG CTCCATCTAAGACGAGTAGGGGTTGAAGCACAGCTAGATAATCAACCGGGAACTTCGAAAGATGATGGTGCTGATCAGTCCACTGATGATAACCAGGGGGGAAACAATTTTGACAGTCTTCCTGGACAAAGAAATGACGGAGCTAATGATGGTGCCTATCAACCCAAAACTTCTGGACAAAATGGGGATAACAATGGTTCTGATGAAACTAAATCATCGGGCCCTAACACAGACAACACCAGTGGAAGTGTTTTAAGCAGTGAAGACATTGGCATCATGAAGGAATTCATGGCCTTCCAACTGCTTGTCCAAGCATCGCTCTTCCCTGTAATGCTGCAACACCAAATGGGTGTATTCTCTGTCAGTTGTAAAATGTTGTTCAATGTTTAG
- the LOC122015439 gene encoding maspardin-like isoform X2: MKAGVSQAPGDYVYFKSQVPLHKISIGNKQWRYYDFGPKSVPPLICIPGIAGTADVYYKQIMSLSIKGYRVISVDIPRIWNHMEWVQSFEKFLDTLSIYHIHLYGTSLGGFLALVFAQHRPRRVKSLVLSNTFLETHKFAAAMPWSPIVNWTPAFLLKRYILSGIRDGSHEPFIADSIDFVVGQVEILSSDDLSSRLKLNVNAASVGPLSLSDSFITIMDQLKDQVSERFPGARRAILKTGGDFPFLSRPDEVNLYLQLHLRRVGVEAQLDNQPGTSKDDGADQSTDDNQGGNNFDSLPGQRNDGANDGAYQPKTSGQNGDNNGSDETKSSGPNTDNTSGSVLSSEDIGIMKEFMAFQLLVQASLFPVMLQHQMGVFSVSCKMLFNV, from the exons ATGAAGGCAGGCGTCTCGCAGGCGCCGGGGGATTACGTCTACTTCAAGTCGCAAGTACCTCTCCACAAAATCTCC ATTGGTAACAAGCAATGGAGATACTATGACTTTGGTCCTAAATCAGTGCCTCCTCTTATTTGCATCCCTGGAATTGCAGGAACTGCAGATGTCTATTACAAACAGATAATGTCACTTTCCATAAAG GGTTACCGAGTGATTTCAGTTGATATACCGCGCATTTGGAATCACATGGAGTGGGTTCAGTCATTTGAGAAATTCCTGGATACGCTTAGTATCTATCAT ATACATCTTTATGGAACTTCACTTGGTGGATTCCTTGCATTAGTCTTTGCGCAACATCGACCAAGGCGAGTTAAGTCGCTTGTTCTTTCAAACACATTTTTGGAGACGCACAAGTTTGCAGCTGCCATGCCATGGTCTCCTat TGTTAACTGGACGCCTGCTTTTCTGTTGAAGCGATACATCTTATCAGGAATCCGTGATGGTTCACATGAACCATTCATTGCTGACTCTATAGATTTTGTTGTTGGCCAG GTGGAGATTTTATCAAGTGATGATTTATCCTCAAGGCTAAAGTTGAATGTTAATGCTGCATCAGTTGGACCTCTTTCGCTCTCAGATTCCTTCATCACAATCATGGAT CAGCTGAAAGATCAAGTGAGTGAAAGGTTCCCTGGAGCTAGGCGAGCCATACTGAAGACAGGTGGtgatttccctttcctttctcgTCCAGATGAGGTGAACCTATACCTTCAG CTCCATCTAAGACGAGTAGGGGTTGAAGCACAGCTAGATAATCAACCGGGAACTTCGAAAGATGATGGTGCTGATCAGTCCACTGATGATAACCAGGGGGGAAACAATTTTGACAGTCTTCCTGGACAAAGAAATGACGGAGCTAATGATGGTGCCTATCAACCCAAAACTTCTGGACAAAATGGGGATAACAATGGTTCTGATGAAACTAAATCATCGGGCCCTAACACAGACAACACCAGTGGAAGTGTTTTAAGCAGTGAAGACATTGGCATCATGAAGGAATTCATGGCCTTCCAACTGCTTGTCCAAGCATCGCTCTTCCCTGTAATGCTGCAACACCAAATGGGTGTATTCTCTGTCAGTTGTAAAATGTTGTTCAATGTTTAG
- the LOC122015439 gene encoding maspardin-like isoform X4 has product MKAGVSQAPGDYVYFKSQVPLHKISIGNKQWRYYDFGPKSVPPLICIPGIAGTADVYYKQIMSLSIKGYRVISVDIPRIWNHMEWVQSFEKFLDTLSIYHIHLYGTSLGGFLALVFAQHRPRRVKSLVLSNTFLETHKFAAAMPWSPIVNWTPAFLLKRYILSGIRDGSHEPFIADSIDFVVGQTNDYCAVPQQLKDQVSERFPGARRAILKTGGDFPFLSRPDEVNLYLQLHLRRVGVEAQLDNQPGTSKDDGADQSTDDNQGGNNFDSLPGQRNDGANDGAYQPKTSGQNGDNNGSDETKSSGPNTDNTSGSVLSSEDIGIMKEFMAFQLLVQASLFPVMLQHQMGVFSVSCKMLFNV; this is encoded by the exons ATGAAGGCAGGCGTCTCGCAGGCGCCGGGGGATTACGTCTACTTCAAGTCGCAAGTACCTCTCCACAAAATCTCC ATTGGTAACAAGCAATGGAGATACTATGACTTTGGTCCTAAATCAGTGCCTCCTCTTATTTGCATCCCTGGAATTGCAGGAACTGCAGATGTCTATTACAAACAGATAATGTCACTTTCCATAAAG GGTTACCGAGTGATTTCAGTTGATATACCGCGCATTTGGAATCACATGGAGTGGGTTCAGTCATTTGAGAAATTCCTGGATACGCTTAGTATCTATCAT ATACATCTTTATGGAACTTCACTTGGTGGATTCCTTGCATTAGTCTTTGCGCAACATCGACCAAGGCGAGTTAAGTCGCTTGTTCTTTCAAACACATTTTTGGAGACGCACAAGTTTGCAGCTGCCATGCCATGGTCTCCTat TGTTAACTGGACGCCTGCTTTTCTGTTGAAGCGATACATCTTATCAGGAATCCGTGATGGTTCACATGAACCATTCATTGCTGACTCTATAGATTTTGTTGTTGGCCAG ACAAATGACTACTGTGCTGTTCCTCAGCAGCTGAAAGATCAAGTGAGTGAAAGGTTCCCTGGAGCTAGGCGAGCCATACTGAAGACAGGTGGtgatttccctttcctttctcgTCCAGATGAGGTGAACCTATACCTTCAG CTCCATCTAAGACGAGTAGGGGTTGAAGCACAGCTAGATAATCAACCGGGAACTTCGAAAGATGATGGTGCTGATCAGTCCACTGATGATAACCAGGGGGGAAACAATTTTGACAGTCTTCCTGGACAAAGAAATGACGGAGCTAATGATGGTGCCTATCAACCCAAAACTTCTGGACAAAATGGGGATAACAATGGTTCTGATGAAACTAAATCATCGGGCCCTAACACAGACAACACCAGTGGAAGTGTTTTAAGCAGTGAAGACATTGGCATCATGAAGGAATTCATGGCCTTCCAACTGCTTGTCCAAGCATCGCTCTTCCCTGTAATGCTGCAACACCAAATGGGTGTATTCTCTGTCAGTTGTAAAATGTTGTTCAATGTTTAG
- the LOC122015439 gene encoding maspardin-like isoform X1, whose translation MKAGVSQAPGDYVYFKSQVPLHKISIGNKQWRYYDFGPKSVPPLICIPGIAGTADVYYKQIMSLSIKGYRVISVDIPRIWNHMEWVQSFEKFLDTLSIYHIHLYGTSLGGFLALVFAQHRPRRVKSLVLSNTFLETHKFAAAMPWSPIVNWTPAFLLKRYILSGIRDGSHEPFIADSIDFVVGQVEILSSDDLSSRLKLNVNAASVGPLSLSDSFITIMDTNDYCAVPQQLKDQVSERFPGARRAILKTGGDFPFLSRPDEVNLYLQLHLRRVGVEAQLDNQPGTSKDDGADQSTDDNQGGNNFDSLPGQRNDGANDGAYQPKTSGQNGDNNGSDETKSSGPNTDNTSGSVLSSEDIGIMKEFMAFQLLVQASLFPVMLQHQMGVFSVSCKMLFNV comes from the exons ATGAAGGCAGGCGTCTCGCAGGCGCCGGGGGATTACGTCTACTTCAAGTCGCAAGTACCTCTCCACAAAATCTCC ATTGGTAACAAGCAATGGAGATACTATGACTTTGGTCCTAAATCAGTGCCTCCTCTTATTTGCATCCCTGGAATTGCAGGAACTGCAGATGTCTATTACAAACAGATAATGTCACTTTCCATAAAG GGTTACCGAGTGATTTCAGTTGATATACCGCGCATTTGGAATCACATGGAGTGGGTTCAGTCATTTGAGAAATTCCTGGATACGCTTAGTATCTATCAT ATACATCTTTATGGAACTTCACTTGGTGGATTCCTTGCATTAGTCTTTGCGCAACATCGACCAAGGCGAGTTAAGTCGCTTGTTCTTTCAAACACATTTTTGGAGACGCACAAGTTTGCAGCTGCCATGCCATGGTCTCCTat TGTTAACTGGACGCCTGCTTTTCTGTTGAAGCGATACATCTTATCAGGAATCCGTGATGGTTCACATGAACCATTCATTGCTGACTCTATAGATTTTGTTGTTGGCCAG GTGGAGATTTTATCAAGTGATGATTTATCCTCAAGGCTAAAGTTGAATGTTAATGCTGCATCAGTTGGACCTCTTTCGCTCTCAGATTCCTTCATCACAATCATGGAT ACAAATGACTACTGTGCTGTTCCTCAGCAGCTGAAAGATCAAGTGAGTGAAAGGTTCCCTGGAGCTAGGCGAGCCATACTGAAGACAGGTGGtgatttccctttcctttctcgTCCAGATGAGGTGAACCTATACCTTCAG CTCCATCTAAGACGAGTAGGGGTTGAAGCACAGCTAGATAATCAACCGGGAACTTCGAAAGATGATGGTGCTGATCAGTCCACTGATGATAACCAGGGGGGAAACAATTTTGACAGTCTTCCTGGACAAAGAAATGACGGAGCTAATGATGGTGCCTATCAACCCAAAACTTCTGGACAAAATGGGGATAACAATGGTTCTGATGAAACTAAATCATCGGGCCCTAACACAGACAACACCAGTGGAAGTGTTTTAAGCAGTGAAGACATTGGCATCATGAAGGAATTCATGGCCTTCCAACTGCTTGTCCAAGCATCGCTCTTCCCTGTAATGCTGCAACACCAAATGGGTGTATTCTCTGTCAGTTGTAAAATGTTGTTCAATGTTTAG
- the LOC122015439 gene encoding maspardin-like isoform X5, producing MSLSIKGYRVISVDIPRIWNHMEWVQSFEKFLDTLSIYHIHLYGTSLGGFLALVFAQHRPRRVKSLVLSNTFLETHKFAAAMPWSPIVNWTPAFLLKRYILSGIRDGSHEPFIADSIDFVVGQVEILSSDDLSSRLKLNVNAASVGPLSLSDSFITIMDTNDYCAVPQQLKDQVSERFPGARRAILKTGGDFPFLSRPDEVNLYLQLHLRRVGVEAQLDNQPGTSKDDGADQSTDDNQGGNNFDSLPGQRNDGANDGAYQPKTSGQNGDNNGSDETKSSGPNTDNTSGSVLSSEDIGIMKEFMAFQLLVQASLFPVMLQHQMGVFSVSCKMLFNV from the exons ATGTCACTTTCCATAAAG GGTTACCGAGTGATTTCAGTTGATATACCGCGCATTTGGAATCACATGGAGTGGGTTCAGTCATTTGAGAAATTCCTGGATACGCTTAGTATCTATCAT ATACATCTTTATGGAACTTCACTTGGTGGATTCCTTGCATTAGTCTTTGCGCAACATCGACCAAGGCGAGTTAAGTCGCTTGTTCTTTCAAACACATTTTTGGAGACGCACAAGTTTGCAGCTGCCATGCCATGGTCTCCTat TGTTAACTGGACGCCTGCTTTTCTGTTGAAGCGATACATCTTATCAGGAATCCGTGATGGTTCACATGAACCATTCATTGCTGACTCTATAGATTTTGTTGTTGGCCAG GTGGAGATTTTATCAAGTGATGATTTATCCTCAAGGCTAAAGTTGAATGTTAATGCTGCATCAGTTGGACCTCTTTCGCTCTCAGATTCCTTCATCACAATCATGGAT ACAAATGACTACTGTGCTGTTCCTCAGCAGCTGAAAGATCAAGTGAGTGAAAGGTTCCCTGGAGCTAGGCGAGCCATACTGAAGACAGGTGGtgatttccctttcctttctcgTCCAGATGAGGTGAACCTATACCTTCAG CTCCATCTAAGACGAGTAGGGGTTGAAGCACAGCTAGATAATCAACCGGGAACTTCGAAAGATGATGGTGCTGATCAGTCCACTGATGATAACCAGGGGGGAAACAATTTTGACAGTCTTCCTGGACAAAGAAATGACGGAGCTAATGATGGTGCCTATCAACCCAAAACTTCTGGACAAAATGGGGATAACAATGGTTCTGATGAAACTAAATCATCGGGCCCTAACACAGACAACACCAGTGGAAGTGTTTTAAGCAGTGAAGACATTGGCATCATGAAGGAATTCATGGCCTTCCAACTGCTTGTCCAAGCATCGCTCTTCCCTGTAATGCTGCAACACCAAATGGGTGTATTCTCTGTCAGTTGTAAAATGTTGTTCAATGTTTAG